The stretch of DNA GCTGTGGTGATAATTTTCGGACAATTTCGTAAGATTTTATAGCTTTATCCTTGTCATTGCAACCGATCCAACATTCTGCGTGTCTTAGCCAAACTGCGGCCAAACTAAAATTCGTACTTTCAACTAATGGATTCAATAAAACTAATGCACGTTGAAATTCTTTCTTGTCCATTAGTGCTTCTGCCAAATCTAGAAAAAGATCTCCAGAAATTTCTGGATTCTCATGTGTGTAAAATTTAGGTAAAAGTTCGTCAGATATCTGAATGTAACCCAATTCAATCAGAGTTATAAGAAATTTCGCTTTCAAATCGACAACTACATTATCTGGTACATCACAAGACACTATTTCGTCAGTATTTTGGCTTTTTATTGGAGACATAGcttttctttttgaattattcaatttttcttcctcttcagACTTTACactgttaattttttctctttctgtttctttattatctttatatcgtATCTGAATATCTGTATATTTGACTAGTATATCTAAACATCTATTAAACTGTTTCAGTGCTATTAACACTTCAGTCATGATATTAACCTCTTCTAATGTAATGAAATCAGGACATTTAACAAAAATGGTCTCCATTGCCTCTAATGCTTGTTCATAGTTATTTTcttgcatataatatttggctaatatttttgcatatttcaatatatattcaccATCGTCGGCTTCCAATTGATGAATTAATCTTGTGTATCCTCGCAAGTATGCTCTTTTATCTCCATTCTGTTCTTGGAGTTGTGCTCGTATCTCATATAAACTTATGTCTTTTGGACTCGCTTGAATAGCTTTAGAATAACATGTTATCGCTTGTTTTATATCACCACTGTCTAGTGACATGTTAGCTAATCTTATCCACTGGTCAGCATCTTTAGGACTAAGATGTGCAGCAATTAGAGAAAATTGTAAGGATTTTTCTGGTTGATCAGTTTCATATATCATAGCTAATGTCTGAAACGGTTCTGGAGCGCTTGGTACTTGTCTGAAGAAATGATCagcgaatatttaatattcttaattagtctttgtaatgtaaaatttagaaatgtattatcagtataatacatattattattaatataataaattagaagaaCTTGCCTAATAATTTCCATACATATTGTGGTTGCTAAGTCTACTTCTCCTTTGGCAAATCTTAAATTTGCTTCACCCATAAGTCCTTGTAAAACTGGTGGCAGAATAcgtcttttctttctctgacGCACCTGTTGTACATTATTTGTTTTGGATGTTTTTTGTTCTGTACTCTTTTGTACAATAACACGATCCATTTCAAtattctttctaaaaataggatataatgtcgtagaatataatttcataatttattgctATATGTCTTTTGAATCATACCTGGAGTTATCAGTTTCTACTGTTTCTACATCTATATCCTGATCCATTCTTGATGAATATTCACTAAATGTTAACTCTCCATTTAAAAACTGTTTTGTCAATCGATCTTCCTCATCTGCAGTTAGCGACATATCCTGATCTTCTGTATCCATAACATCCTTGTTAGAACTACACGATGGAGAAGGTGTATAATTTGGATTAACATCTTTAACTTCTTGTATTTGTAATGCTTTAGCTTCAACAAATTCATTGATGTCCACATCCATCGAATTAATAGCATTTTCATCCAATTCTTCAATTATCACTGGTGCTAcagtattattatcattaataactAAACTGTCATCAACAGTCGATTTTTTAAGTTCCATATTCATTGCAATTTCTTTGACCATTTCCATCTTGATAGTTGGTTTGCTTGCATCATATTCCATTATTTACTATATGTTTCATCAAATTTatgtgataaatttataatattgcataagtGTGTAAATTGTGAACTATATTTAactgcaatattattatacattttgttattGCTACATATGATACATAAAGGGatcagaataataaatttaaaagcaaataaaaatacattttgctacaatttttttactcaccATAGAATTGTTGTAAATTAACGAAacgaattatatacaaattt from Anoplolepis gracilipes chromosome 16, ASM4749672v1, whole genome shotgun sequence encodes:
- the LOC140674917 gene encoding general transcription factor 3C polypeptide 3, with protein sequence MEYDASKPTIKMEMVKEIAMNMELKKSTVDDSLVINDNNTVAPVIIEELDENAINSMDVDINEFVEAKALQIQEVKDVNPNYTPSPSCSSNKDVMDTEDQDMSLTADEEDRLTKQFLNGELTFSEYSSRMDQDIDVETVETDNSRKNIEMDRVIVQKSTEQKTSKTNNVQQVRQRKKRRILPPVLQGLMGEANLRFAKGEVDLATTICMEIIRQVPSAPEPFQTLAMIYETDQPEKSLQFSLIAAHLSPKDADQWIRLANMSLDSGDIKQAITCYSKAIQASPKDISLYEIRAQLQEQNGDKRAYLRGYTRLIHQLEADDGEYILKYAKILAKYYMQENNYEQALEAMETIFVKCPDFITLEEVNIMTEVLIALKQFNRCLDILVKYTDIQIRYKDNKETEREKINSVKSEEEEKLNNSKRKAMSPIKSQNTDEIVSCDVPDNVVVDLKAKFLITLIELGYIQISDELLPKFYTHENPEISGDLFLDLAEALMDKKEFQRALVLLNPLVESTNFSLAAVWLRHAECWIGCNDKDKAIKSYEIVRKLSPQHLGARIALANLYREAECYDKAIEVLYQDPETDTLDPDVIYQRTLLLYKVGRYEEYFSSGMLLLSRHCVNIRRRIELNSLARPTGVRQRIESLKLRRLASGETLEDENAPVFAANTKPSERTEFQLFLQMCKLAYKLKKFGFLQRICFTTLTTNRFKKRNHHLMFLCLISCIHNEDSFYGYNIVRDIVRVCQRSNSWNLLNIIIQRAQDLRHNRFIMRLLGREDVFSYVHIMHANNCLVSGTYKYALNGYISLFKVAPSALLALLIGVTQLQMACQKMSAKKNQLVIQAFAFFKKYMQLRGKDGKQETYYNMARAFHQIGLLPSAIHFYKLVLEEDPGDLVKQHANLLDLKREAAFNLHLIYLQSENHLLARMYLENYITI